The following are from one region of the Salvia splendens isolate huo1 chromosome 2, SspV2, whole genome shotgun sequence genome:
- the LOC121784144 gene encoding dymeclin-like isoform X2 yields the protein MGGLPSTPRGGEARPQETAEYLIGEFVGEKSFPLTSDYWQKLLELPLDLRWPAHRVRRACQLFAMNNCKTRHLVKILINLAWCLQECVSASDMESTAFSKALNALFISSVFLKYLIENTRSDNFEELYLSLDETDPVPNNFSKGSTCYVYQHVGSLIMFSALNFICKVDVRPGTYHLHQELLNFIVIASSTQLLSGPTPGPNDIHPFIDAAMTQESSLVNMVVHRSLLNYVTRPQFSVNTSSSILFSEGNQPGVLRRVSSAAACLVLFPINYLVSSTGEASRRLLAEDSLHVLLILCYYRKCVSVDYSKDNSLNNSSESLLKEETYFSENPFCKALQNVMDVEFDRVDVEGNAHSEPVTRLPFASLFDTLGMSLANEASVLLLYSLVHGNSKFLEYVLVRTDADTLLMPMLETLYNASNRTSNHIYMVLVIFLILSQDSTFNASIHRLMLPNVPWYKERILNQTSLGSLMVIILIRTVKYNLSKLRDVYLHTNCLATLANMAPHVYKLSAYASQRLVSLFDMLSRKYNKLAEITNEKINTGDGALRGDSLAEDPSVELHIYTDFLRIVLEILNAILTYALPRNPEVVYAIMHRQEVFLPFKTHPRFNELLENVYSVLDFFNSRIDAQKLDGEWSVEKVLQLIIDYSRAWRGDGMKTFTQLRFTYEQESNPEEFFIPYVWQMVLSHSGFAFTTSSINLFPVPVEDVNSPEAEKPPTDELKEHALQVDTLV from the exons ATGGGGGGACTACCATCGACGCCGCGAGGCGGCGAAGCGCGGCCGCAGGAGACGGCTGAGTATTTAATTGGGGAATTCGTTGGTGAGAAGTCATTTCCCCTCACTTCCGATTACTGGCAGAAGCTTCTCGAGCTTCCTCTCGATCTTCGCTGGCCTGCTCATCGCGTTCGCCGAGCTTGTCAGCTCTTCG CCATGAATAATTGTAAGACAAGGCACCTCGTGAAGATTTTGATTAACCTGGCATGGTGTTTGCAAGAGTGTGTTTCAGCCTCTGATATGGAGTCCACTGCTTTCTCAAAAGCTCTTAATGCATTATTCATCTCTTCTGTTTTCCTGAAGTATCTCATTGAGAATACTAGGAGTGACAACTTTGAAGAACTGTACCTGTCGCTGGATGAAACTGATCCTGTACCGAATAATTTCTCAAAAGGTTCAACATGCTATGTCT ATCAACATGTTGGAAGCTTAATCATGTTCAGTGCTCTCAATTTTATTTGCAAAGTTGATGTCAG ACCTGGAACATACCATCTGCATCAGGAGCTCCTTAACTTCATAGTGATAGCATCGTCAACTCAACTTCTCTCTGGGCCAACACCAGGACCAAATGATATACACCCATTCATTGATGCAGCAATGACACAG GAAAGCTCTTTGGTCAATATGGTCGTGCACAGGTCGTTGCTAAATTACGTTACACGCCCACAGTTTTCTGTTAATACTTCATCTTCTATACTATTTTCGGAAGGAAATCAGCCAGGAGTTCTAAGGAGAGTTAGCTCTGCAGCAG CATGCTTGGTGCTGTTTCCCATCAATTATTTAGTCAGCTCAACTGGTGAAGCCTCAAGACGTTTATTAGCAGAAGACAGTCTTCATGTCCTACTCATTCTCTGTTATTACCGTAAATGTGTATCAGTGGACTATTCAAAGGATAACAGCCTTAATAACAGTTCAGAATCTCTTCTAAAGGAAGAAACATACTTTTCTGAAAACCCTTTCTGCAAAGCATTACAGAATGTCATGGATGTTGAAT TTGATCGTGTTGATGTTGAAGGGAATGCACACAGTGAACCAGTCACGAGACTACCTTTTGCTTCACTTTTTGATACTCTTGGAAT GAGCTTGGCTAATGAAGCTTCTGTCTTGTTGCTTTATTCATTGGTGCACGGAAATTCGAAGTTTTTGGAGTATGTATTGGTGCGAACAGATGCTGATACACTG TTAATGCCTATGTTGGAGACACTATACAATGCTTCGAACAGGACATCAAATCATATCTATATGGTCCTTGTTATCTTTCTCATACTAAGTCAAGATTCCACTTTTAATGCCAGCATCCACAGACTG ATGCTTCCTAATGTTCCCTGGTATAAAGAGCGTATCCTGAATCAAACTTCACTTGGATCTCTCATGgtgattattttaattagaaCCGTGAAATACAATCTCTCTAAGCTACGG GATGTCTATCTCCACACAAATTGCCTTGCAACTTTGGCTAATATGGCACCACATGTTTACAAACTGAGTGCGTATGCATCGCAGCGGTTGGTTAGCCTTTTTGATATGCTTTCACGCAA GTACAATAAATTAGCCGAGATTACAAATGAAAAGATAAATACAGGAGATGGTGCCCTAAGAGGAGACAGCCTTGCAGAGGATCCT TCTGTTGAACTGCATATATATACTGATTTCCTGAGGATTGTGCTGGAAATACTAAATGCAATCCTTACTTATGCATTGCCCCGGAATCCCGAG GTTGTTTATGCAATTATGCACAGGCAGGAAGTTTTTCTACCTTTCAAAACTCATCCACGTTTTAATGAACTGTTGGAAAACGTATACAGT GTTTTGGATTTCTTTAATAGCCGCATTGATGCACAGAAATTAGATGGAGAGTGGTCGGTTGAAAAAGTGCTTCAACTCATAATAGACTACTCTCGTGCTTGGAGAGGTGATGGAATGAAG ACATTTACACAATTACGTTTCACCTACGAACAAGAGAGTAACCCTGAGGAGTTCTTCATTCCATATGTGTGGCAAATGGTTCTATCTCACAG TGGATTCGCTTTTACTACAAGCAGCATAAACTTATTCCCAGTGCCTGTCGAA GATGTAAATTCTCCGGAGGCTGAGAAGCCCCCTACCGACGAGCTGAAGGAACATGCCCTCCAAGTTGACACACTTGTATAG
- the LOC121784144 gene encoding dymeclin-like isoform X1: MGGLPSTPRGGEARPQETAEYLIGEFVGEKSFPLTSDYWQKLLELPLDLRWPAHRVRRACQLFAMNNCKTRHLVKILINLAWCLQECVSASDMESTAFSKALNALFISSVFLKYLIENTRSDNFEELYLSLDETDPVPNNFSKGSTCYVYQHVGSLIMFSALNFICKVDVRPGTYHLHQELLNFIVIASSTQLLSGPTPGPNDIHPFIDAAMTQESSLVNMVVHRSLLNYVTRPQFSVNTSSSILFSEGNQPGVLRRVSSAAACLVLFPINYLVSSTGEASRRLLAEDSLHVLLILCYYRKCVSVDYSKDNSLNNSSESLLKEETYFSENPFCKALQNVMDVEFDRVDVEGNAHSEPVTRLPFASLFDTLGMSLANEASVLLLYSLVHGNSKFLEYVLVRTDADTLLMPMLETLYNASNRTSNHIYMVLVIFLILSQDSTFNASIHRLMLPNVPWYKERILNQTSLGSLMVIILIRTVKYNLSKLRDVYLHTNCLATLANMAPHVYKLSAYASQRLVSLFDMLSRKYNKLAEITNEKINTGDGALRGDSLAEDPSVELHIYTDFLRIVLEILNAILTYALPRNPEVVYAIMHRQEVFLPFKTHPRFNELLENVYSVLDFFNSRIDAQKLDGEWSVEKVLQLIIDYSRAWRGDGMKTFTQLRFTYEQESNPEEFFIPYVWQMVLSHSGFAFTTSSINLFPVPVEQDVNSPEAEKPPTDELKEHALQVDTLV, from the exons ATGGGGGGACTACCATCGACGCCGCGAGGCGGCGAAGCGCGGCCGCAGGAGACGGCTGAGTATTTAATTGGGGAATTCGTTGGTGAGAAGTCATTTCCCCTCACTTCCGATTACTGGCAGAAGCTTCTCGAGCTTCCTCTCGATCTTCGCTGGCCTGCTCATCGCGTTCGCCGAGCTTGTCAGCTCTTCG CCATGAATAATTGTAAGACAAGGCACCTCGTGAAGATTTTGATTAACCTGGCATGGTGTTTGCAAGAGTGTGTTTCAGCCTCTGATATGGAGTCCACTGCTTTCTCAAAAGCTCTTAATGCATTATTCATCTCTTCTGTTTTCCTGAAGTATCTCATTGAGAATACTAGGAGTGACAACTTTGAAGAACTGTACCTGTCGCTGGATGAAACTGATCCTGTACCGAATAATTTCTCAAAAGGTTCAACATGCTATGTCT ATCAACATGTTGGAAGCTTAATCATGTTCAGTGCTCTCAATTTTATTTGCAAAGTTGATGTCAG ACCTGGAACATACCATCTGCATCAGGAGCTCCTTAACTTCATAGTGATAGCATCGTCAACTCAACTTCTCTCTGGGCCAACACCAGGACCAAATGATATACACCCATTCATTGATGCAGCAATGACACAG GAAAGCTCTTTGGTCAATATGGTCGTGCACAGGTCGTTGCTAAATTACGTTACACGCCCACAGTTTTCTGTTAATACTTCATCTTCTATACTATTTTCGGAAGGAAATCAGCCAGGAGTTCTAAGGAGAGTTAGCTCTGCAGCAG CATGCTTGGTGCTGTTTCCCATCAATTATTTAGTCAGCTCAACTGGTGAAGCCTCAAGACGTTTATTAGCAGAAGACAGTCTTCATGTCCTACTCATTCTCTGTTATTACCGTAAATGTGTATCAGTGGACTATTCAAAGGATAACAGCCTTAATAACAGTTCAGAATCTCTTCTAAAGGAAGAAACATACTTTTCTGAAAACCCTTTCTGCAAAGCATTACAGAATGTCATGGATGTTGAAT TTGATCGTGTTGATGTTGAAGGGAATGCACACAGTGAACCAGTCACGAGACTACCTTTTGCTTCACTTTTTGATACTCTTGGAAT GAGCTTGGCTAATGAAGCTTCTGTCTTGTTGCTTTATTCATTGGTGCACGGAAATTCGAAGTTTTTGGAGTATGTATTGGTGCGAACAGATGCTGATACACTG TTAATGCCTATGTTGGAGACACTATACAATGCTTCGAACAGGACATCAAATCATATCTATATGGTCCTTGTTATCTTTCTCATACTAAGTCAAGATTCCACTTTTAATGCCAGCATCCACAGACTG ATGCTTCCTAATGTTCCCTGGTATAAAGAGCGTATCCTGAATCAAACTTCACTTGGATCTCTCATGgtgattattttaattagaaCCGTGAAATACAATCTCTCTAAGCTACGG GATGTCTATCTCCACACAAATTGCCTTGCAACTTTGGCTAATATGGCACCACATGTTTACAAACTGAGTGCGTATGCATCGCAGCGGTTGGTTAGCCTTTTTGATATGCTTTCACGCAA GTACAATAAATTAGCCGAGATTACAAATGAAAAGATAAATACAGGAGATGGTGCCCTAAGAGGAGACAGCCTTGCAGAGGATCCT TCTGTTGAACTGCATATATATACTGATTTCCTGAGGATTGTGCTGGAAATACTAAATGCAATCCTTACTTATGCATTGCCCCGGAATCCCGAG GTTGTTTATGCAATTATGCACAGGCAGGAAGTTTTTCTACCTTTCAAAACTCATCCACGTTTTAATGAACTGTTGGAAAACGTATACAGT GTTTTGGATTTCTTTAATAGCCGCATTGATGCACAGAAATTAGATGGAGAGTGGTCGGTTGAAAAAGTGCTTCAACTCATAATAGACTACTCTCGTGCTTGGAGAGGTGATGGAATGAAG ACATTTACACAATTACGTTTCACCTACGAACAAGAGAGTAACCCTGAGGAGTTCTTCATTCCATATGTGTGGCAAATGGTTCTATCTCACAG TGGATTCGCTTTTACTACAAGCAGCATAAACTTATTCCCAGTGCCTGTCGAA CAGGATGTAAATTCTCCGGAGGCTGAGAAGCCCCCTACCGACGAGCTGAAGGAACATGCCCTCCAAGTTGACACACTTGTATAG
- the LOC121784144 gene encoding dymeclin-like isoform X5, with the protein MGGLPSTPRGGEARPQETAEYLIGEFVGEKSFPLTSDYWQKLLELPLDLRWPAHRVRRACQLFAMNNCKTRHLVKILINLAWCLQECVSASDMESTAFSKALNALFISSVFLKYLIENTRSDNFEELYLSLDETDPVPNNFSKGSTCYVYQHVGSLIMFSALNFICKVDVRPGTYHLHQELLNFIVIASSTQLLSGPTPGPNDIHPFIDAAMTQESSLVNMVVHRSLLNYVTRPQFSVNTSSSILFSEGNQPGVLRRVSSAAVDRVDVEGNAHSEPVTRLPFASLFDTLGMSLANEASVLLLYSLVHGNSKFLEYVLVRTDADTLLMPMLETLYNASNRTSNHIYMVLVIFLILSQDSTFNASIHRLMLPNVPWYKERILNQTSLGSLMVIILIRTVKYNLSKLRDVYLHTNCLATLANMAPHVYKLSAYASQRLVSLFDMLSRKYNKLAEITNEKINTGDGALRGDSLAEDPSVELHIYTDFLRIVLEILNAILTYALPRNPEVVYAIMHRQEVFLPFKTHPRFNELLENVYSVLDFFNSRIDAQKLDGEWSVEKVLQLIIDYSRAWRGDGMKTFTQLRFTYEQESNPEEFFIPYVWQMVLSHSGFAFTTSSINLFPVPVEQDVNSPEAEKPPTDELKEHALQVDTLV; encoded by the exons ATGGGGGGACTACCATCGACGCCGCGAGGCGGCGAAGCGCGGCCGCAGGAGACGGCTGAGTATTTAATTGGGGAATTCGTTGGTGAGAAGTCATTTCCCCTCACTTCCGATTACTGGCAGAAGCTTCTCGAGCTTCCTCTCGATCTTCGCTGGCCTGCTCATCGCGTTCGCCGAGCTTGTCAGCTCTTCG CCATGAATAATTGTAAGACAAGGCACCTCGTGAAGATTTTGATTAACCTGGCATGGTGTTTGCAAGAGTGTGTTTCAGCCTCTGATATGGAGTCCACTGCTTTCTCAAAAGCTCTTAATGCATTATTCATCTCTTCTGTTTTCCTGAAGTATCTCATTGAGAATACTAGGAGTGACAACTTTGAAGAACTGTACCTGTCGCTGGATGAAACTGATCCTGTACCGAATAATTTCTCAAAAGGTTCAACATGCTATGTCT ATCAACATGTTGGAAGCTTAATCATGTTCAGTGCTCTCAATTTTATTTGCAAAGTTGATGTCAG ACCTGGAACATACCATCTGCATCAGGAGCTCCTTAACTTCATAGTGATAGCATCGTCAACTCAACTTCTCTCTGGGCCAACACCAGGACCAAATGATATACACCCATTCATTGATGCAGCAATGACACAG GAAAGCTCTTTGGTCAATATGGTCGTGCACAGGTCGTTGCTAAATTACGTTACACGCCCACAGTTTTCTGTTAATACTTCATCTTCTATACTATTTTCGGAAGGAAATCAGCCAGGAGTTCTAAGGAGAGTTAGCTCTGCAGCAG TTGATCGTGTTGATGTTGAAGGGAATGCACACAGTGAACCAGTCACGAGACTACCTTTTGCTTCACTTTTTGATACTCTTGGAAT GAGCTTGGCTAATGAAGCTTCTGTCTTGTTGCTTTATTCATTGGTGCACGGAAATTCGAAGTTTTTGGAGTATGTATTGGTGCGAACAGATGCTGATACACTG TTAATGCCTATGTTGGAGACACTATACAATGCTTCGAACAGGACATCAAATCATATCTATATGGTCCTTGTTATCTTTCTCATACTAAGTCAAGATTCCACTTTTAATGCCAGCATCCACAGACTG ATGCTTCCTAATGTTCCCTGGTATAAAGAGCGTATCCTGAATCAAACTTCACTTGGATCTCTCATGgtgattattttaattagaaCCGTGAAATACAATCTCTCTAAGCTACGG GATGTCTATCTCCACACAAATTGCCTTGCAACTTTGGCTAATATGGCACCACATGTTTACAAACTGAGTGCGTATGCATCGCAGCGGTTGGTTAGCCTTTTTGATATGCTTTCACGCAA GTACAATAAATTAGCCGAGATTACAAATGAAAAGATAAATACAGGAGATGGTGCCCTAAGAGGAGACAGCCTTGCAGAGGATCCT TCTGTTGAACTGCATATATATACTGATTTCCTGAGGATTGTGCTGGAAATACTAAATGCAATCCTTACTTATGCATTGCCCCGGAATCCCGAG GTTGTTTATGCAATTATGCACAGGCAGGAAGTTTTTCTACCTTTCAAAACTCATCCACGTTTTAATGAACTGTTGGAAAACGTATACAGT GTTTTGGATTTCTTTAATAGCCGCATTGATGCACAGAAATTAGATGGAGAGTGGTCGGTTGAAAAAGTGCTTCAACTCATAATAGACTACTCTCGTGCTTGGAGAGGTGATGGAATGAAG ACATTTACACAATTACGTTTCACCTACGAACAAGAGAGTAACCCTGAGGAGTTCTTCATTCCATATGTGTGGCAAATGGTTCTATCTCACAG TGGATTCGCTTTTACTACAAGCAGCATAAACTTATTCCCAGTGCCTGTCGAA CAGGATGTAAATTCTCCGGAGGCTGAGAAGCCCCCTACCGACGAGCTGAAGGAACATGCCCTCCAAGTTGACACACTTGTATAG
- the LOC121784144 gene encoding dymeclin-like isoform X3: protein MGGLPSTPRGGEARPQETAEYLIGEFVGEKSFPLTSDYWQKLLELPLDLRWPAHRVRRACQLFAMNNCKTRHLVKILINLAWCLQECVSASDMESTAFSKALNALFISSVFLKYLIENTRSDNFEELYLSLDETDPVPNNFSKDQHVGSLIMFSALNFICKVDVRPGTYHLHQELLNFIVIASSTQLLSGPTPGPNDIHPFIDAAMTQESSLVNMVVHRSLLNYVTRPQFSVNTSSSILFSEGNQPGVLRRVSSAAACLVLFPINYLVSSTGEASRRLLAEDSLHVLLILCYYRKCVSVDYSKDNSLNNSSESLLKEETYFSENPFCKALQNVMDVEFDRVDVEGNAHSEPVTRLPFASLFDTLGMSLANEASVLLLYSLVHGNSKFLEYVLVRTDADTLLMPMLETLYNASNRTSNHIYMVLVIFLILSQDSTFNASIHRLMLPNVPWYKERILNQTSLGSLMVIILIRTVKYNLSKLRDVYLHTNCLATLANMAPHVYKLSAYASQRLVSLFDMLSRKYNKLAEITNEKINTGDGALRGDSLAEDPSVELHIYTDFLRIVLEILNAILTYALPRNPEVVYAIMHRQEVFLPFKTHPRFNELLENVYSVLDFFNSRIDAQKLDGEWSVEKVLQLIIDYSRAWRGDGMKTFTQLRFTYEQESNPEEFFIPYVWQMVLSHSGFAFTTSSINLFPVPVEQDVNSPEAEKPPTDELKEHALQVDTLV, encoded by the exons ATGGGGGGACTACCATCGACGCCGCGAGGCGGCGAAGCGCGGCCGCAGGAGACGGCTGAGTATTTAATTGGGGAATTCGTTGGTGAGAAGTCATTTCCCCTCACTTCCGATTACTGGCAGAAGCTTCTCGAGCTTCCTCTCGATCTTCGCTGGCCTGCTCATCGCGTTCGCCGAGCTTGTCAGCTCTTCG CCATGAATAATTGTAAGACAAGGCACCTCGTGAAGATTTTGATTAACCTGGCATGGTGTTTGCAAGAGTGTGTTTCAGCCTCTGATATGGAGTCCACTGCTTTCTCAAAAGCTCTTAATGCATTATTCATCTCTTCTGTTTTCCTGAAGTATCTCATTGAGAATACTAGGAGTGACAACTTTGAAGAACTGTACCTGTCGCTGGATGAAACTGATCCTGTACCGAATAATTTCTCAAAAG ATCAACATGTTGGAAGCTTAATCATGTTCAGTGCTCTCAATTTTATTTGCAAAGTTGATGTCAG ACCTGGAACATACCATCTGCATCAGGAGCTCCTTAACTTCATAGTGATAGCATCGTCAACTCAACTTCTCTCTGGGCCAACACCAGGACCAAATGATATACACCCATTCATTGATGCAGCAATGACACAG GAAAGCTCTTTGGTCAATATGGTCGTGCACAGGTCGTTGCTAAATTACGTTACACGCCCACAGTTTTCTGTTAATACTTCATCTTCTATACTATTTTCGGAAGGAAATCAGCCAGGAGTTCTAAGGAGAGTTAGCTCTGCAGCAG CATGCTTGGTGCTGTTTCCCATCAATTATTTAGTCAGCTCAACTGGTGAAGCCTCAAGACGTTTATTAGCAGAAGACAGTCTTCATGTCCTACTCATTCTCTGTTATTACCGTAAATGTGTATCAGTGGACTATTCAAAGGATAACAGCCTTAATAACAGTTCAGAATCTCTTCTAAAGGAAGAAACATACTTTTCTGAAAACCCTTTCTGCAAAGCATTACAGAATGTCATGGATGTTGAAT TTGATCGTGTTGATGTTGAAGGGAATGCACACAGTGAACCAGTCACGAGACTACCTTTTGCTTCACTTTTTGATACTCTTGGAAT GAGCTTGGCTAATGAAGCTTCTGTCTTGTTGCTTTATTCATTGGTGCACGGAAATTCGAAGTTTTTGGAGTATGTATTGGTGCGAACAGATGCTGATACACTG TTAATGCCTATGTTGGAGACACTATACAATGCTTCGAACAGGACATCAAATCATATCTATATGGTCCTTGTTATCTTTCTCATACTAAGTCAAGATTCCACTTTTAATGCCAGCATCCACAGACTG ATGCTTCCTAATGTTCCCTGGTATAAAGAGCGTATCCTGAATCAAACTTCACTTGGATCTCTCATGgtgattattttaattagaaCCGTGAAATACAATCTCTCTAAGCTACGG GATGTCTATCTCCACACAAATTGCCTTGCAACTTTGGCTAATATGGCACCACATGTTTACAAACTGAGTGCGTATGCATCGCAGCGGTTGGTTAGCCTTTTTGATATGCTTTCACGCAA GTACAATAAATTAGCCGAGATTACAAATGAAAAGATAAATACAGGAGATGGTGCCCTAAGAGGAGACAGCCTTGCAGAGGATCCT TCTGTTGAACTGCATATATATACTGATTTCCTGAGGATTGTGCTGGAAATACTAAATGCAATCCTTACTTATGCATTGCCCCGGAATCCCGAG GTTGTTTATGCAATTATGCACAGGCAGGAAGTTTTTCTACCTTTCAAAACTCATCCACGTTTTAATGAACTGTTGGAAAACGTATACAGT GTTTTGGATTTCTTTAATAGCCGCATTGATGCACAGAAATTAGATGGAGAGTGGTCGGTTGAAAAAGTGCTTCAACTCATAATAGACTACTCTCGTGCTTGGAGAGGTGATGGAATGAAG ACATTTACACAATTACGTTTCACCTACGAACAAGAGAGTAACCCTGAGGAGTTCTTCATTCCATATGTGTGGCAAATGGTTCTATCTCACAG TGGATTCGCTTTTACTACAAGCAGCATAAACTTATTCCCAGTGCCTGTCGAA CAGGATGTAAATTCTCCGGAGGCTGAGAAGCCCCCTACCGACGAGCTGAAGGAACATGCCCTCCAAGTTGACACACTTGTATAG
- the LOC121784144 gene encoding dymeclin-like isoform X4 produces the protein MGGLPSTPRGGEARPQETAEYLIGEFVGEKSFPLTSDYWQKLLELPLDLRWPAHRVRRACQLFAMNNCKTRHLVKILINLAWCLQECVSASDMESTAFSKALNALFISSVFLKYLIENTRSDNFEELYLSLDETDPVPNNFSKDQHVGSLIMFSALNFICKVDVRPGTYHLHQELLNFIVIASSTQLLSGPTPGPNDIHPFIDAAMTQESSLVNMVVHRSLLNYVTRPQFSVNTSSSILFSEGNQPGVLRRVSSAAACLVLFPINYLVSSTGEASRRLLAEDSLHVLLILCYYRKCVSVDYSKDNSLNNSSESLLKEETYFSENPFCKALQNVMDVEFDRVDVEGNAHSEPVTRLPFASLFDTLGMSLANEASVLLLYSLVHGNSKFLEYVLVRTDADTLLMPMLETLYNASNRTSNHIYMVLVIFLILSQDSTFNASIHRLMLPNVPWYKERILNQTSLGSLMVIILIRTVKYNLSKLRDVYLHTNCLATLANMAPHVYKLSAYASQRLVSLFDMLSRKYNKLAEITNEKINTGDGALRGDSLAEDPSVELHIYTDFLRIVLEILNAILTYALPRNPEVVYAIMHRQEVFLPFKTHPRFNELLENVYSVLDFFNSRIDAQKLDGEWSVEKVLQLIIDYSRAWRGDGMKTFTQLRFTYEQESNPEEFFIPYVWQMVLSHSGFAFTTSSINLFPVPVEDVNSPEAEKPPTDELKEHALQVDTLV, from the exons ATGGGGGGACTACCATCGACGCCGCGAGGCGGCGAAGCGCGGCCGCAGGAGACGGCTGAGTATTTAATTGGGGAATTCGTTGGTGAGAAGTCATTTCCCCTCACTTCCGATTACTGGCAGAAGCTTCTCGAGCTTCCTCTCGATCTTCGCTGGCCTGCTCATCGCGTTCGCCGAGCTTGTCAGCTCTTCG CCATGAATAATTGTAAGACAAGGCACCTCGTGAAGATTTTGATTAACCTGGCATGGTGTTTGCAAGAGTGTGTTTCAGCCTCTGATATGGAGTCCACTGCTTTCTCAAAAGCTCTTAATGCATTATTCATCTCTTCTGTTTTCCTGAAGTATCTCATTGAGAATACTAGGAGTGACAACTTTGAAGAACTGTACCTGTCGCTGGATGAAACTGATCCTGTACCGAATAATTTCTCAAAAG ATCAACATGTTGGAAGCTTAATCATGTTCAGTGCTCTCAATTTTATTTGCAAAGTTGATGTCAG ACCTGGAACATACCATCTGCATCAGGAGCTCCTTAACTTCATAGTGATAGCATCGTCAACTCAACTTCTCTCTGGGCCAACACCAGGACCAAATGATATACACCCATTCATTGATGCAGCAATGACACAG GAAAGCTCTTTGGTCAATATGGTCGTGCACAGGTCGTTGCTAAATTACGTTACACGCCCACAGTTTTCTGTTAATACTTCATCTTCTATACTATTTTCGGAAGGAAATCAGCCAGGAGTTCTAAGGAGAGTTAGCTCTGCAGCAG CATGCTTGGTGCTGTTTCCCATCAATTATTTAGTCAGCTCAACTGGTGAAGCCTCAAGACGTTTATTAGCAGAAGACAGTCTTCATGTCCTACTCATTCTCTGTTATTACCGTAAATGTGTATCAGTGGACTATTCAAAGGATAACAGCCTTAATAACAGTTCAGAATCTCTTCTAAAGGAAGAAACATACTTTTCTGAAAACCCTTTCTGCAAAGCATTACAGAATGTCATGGATGTTGAAT TTGATCGTGTTGATGTTGAAGGGAATGCACACAGTGAACCAGTCACGAGACTACCTTTTGCTTCACTTTTTGATACTCTTGGAAT GAGCTTGGCTAATGAAGCTTCTGTCTTGTTGCTTTATTCATTGGTGCACGGAAATTCGAAGTTTTTGGAGTATGTATTGGTGCGAACAGATGCTGATACACTG TTAATGCCTATGTTGGAGACACTATACAATGCTTCGAACAGGACATCAAATCATATCTATATGGTCCTTGTTATCTTTCTCATACTAAGTCAAGATTCCACTTTTAATGCCAGCATCCACAGACTG ATGCTTCCTAATGTTCCCTGGTATAAAGAGCGTATCCTGAATCAAACTTCACTTGGATCTCTCATGgtgattattttaattagaaCCGTGAAATACAATCTCTCTAAGCTACGG GATGTCTATCTCCACACAAATTGCCTTGCAACTTTGGCTAATATGGCACCACATGTTTACAAACTGAGTGCGTATGCATCGCAGCGGTTGGTTAGCCTTTTTGATATGCTTTCACGCAA GTACAATAAATTAGCCGAGATTACAAATGAAAAGATAAATACAGGAGATGGTGCCCTAAGAGGAGACAGCCTTGCAGAGGATCCT TCTGTTGAACTGCATATATATACTGATTTCCTGAGGATTGTGCTGGAAATACTAAATGCAATCCTTACTTATGCATTGCCCCGGAATCCCGAG GTTGTTTATGCAATTATGCACAGGCAGGAAGTTTTTCTACCTTTCAAAACTCATCCACGTTTTAATGAACTGTTGGAAAACGTATACAGT GTTTTGGATTTCTTTAATAGCCGCATTGATGCACAGAAATTAGATGGAGAGTGGTCGGTTGAAAAAGTGCTTCAACTCATAATAGACTACTCTCGTGCTTGGAGAGGTGATGGAATGAAG ACATTTACACAATTACGTTTCACCTACGAACAAGAGAGTAACCCTGAGGAGTTCTTCATTCCATATGTGTGGCAAATGGTTCTATCTCACAG TGGATTCGCTTTTACTACAAGCAGCATAAACTTATTCCCAGTGCCTGTCGAA GATGTAAATTCTCCGGAGGCTGAGAAGCCCCCTACCGACGAGCTGAAGGAACATGCCCTCCAAGTTGACACACTTGTATAG